The uncultured Sphaerochaeta sp. genome includes the window TGCATCGAGGTTGGAGAGGGGTTCGTCAAAAAGGAATACCTTAGGCTTACGAACAATAGCTCTTCCTACTGCAACACGCTGTCTCTGTCCACCAGAGAGAGCCTTTGGCTTTCTGTCAAGCAGCTCTTCAATCTCGAGGATCTTTGCTGCTTCACGAACACGCTGGTCAATCTCTTCTTTGGGGAACTTGCGGATCTTCAATCCGAAAGCCATGTTGTCATAGACGGTCATGTGGGGATAGAGAGCATAGTTCTGGAATACCATTGCAATGTCTCTGTCCTTGGGGGGAACGTCGTTGACGAGGTTGCCGTCAATGTAGAGTTCGCCGCTGGTGATATCTTCCAAACCAGCGACCATGCGGAGTGTTGTGGATTTTCCACAACCCGAAGGTCCGACGAGAACGACAAACTGTCGGTCTTGCACATCAATGTTGACATTGTCAACAGCCTTGACTCCACCGTCATACACCTTAGAGATGTTTTTGAGTTGTACTGTGGCCATATTGCCTCCAATTATTTTATCTAATAACAACTGTAACCCAGAGTGAGTACGGTGTCAAACAAAAAATGTAAAAAAATACTAGGAAGGATATATATAAAACCATATAAGGAAAGAAGAAATAGAATATTCGTAGAAGTAAAACTTATCAAATGCTCAACTATTCATTATATGTCATGGGGGATTGTCTCAAGGAGTCTTCTTTCGTTTACGTTTAAGAGGAACCGTGCTCACCTTCTCCAATGCAGAAACCACTTCATCCACCAAAGCGCGGTCCTCGATATCAAGAATGTACCACTCATTGGCTCCTTGGAACGGGATATCAGATTCTGCCTCTTCCATCAGGGAGGCGATGCAGGGAAGTTTCTTGACATATGCAACATCGTCACAGACCAATATGATTGGCTTGTTTCGTATATATATAAAGTAATCCCCAAACATTTTCCGGTAACTGGGGTGCCACTCTTCGTCAATCTGATTGCAAATAAACTCTACATACTCCAGTGTCGATGCCATGATTTTTTGCTCCTTGTCCCTATTCTATGTGAAGTGAGAGCTCATTGGTATAGCCAAGGAGCAACCGGTAGATAACCTTAGGCCATACTGCACGTAATCGCTTATCTTCCACTGTGATCGATTCACAGGTAATCTCCAGTCCCTCTGCGTTGCATTGCATTGTGGCCGTATCACCAAAATGGATTATCTTTCCCTCTATGGCCGGCTGCATGGCGCACATCAGGGTCAGGACAGAAGCGGTACTCCCTTTCACTTGTTCTAGGATGGTAATTCCACCATTTTTTCCATGAGTTACTGTTCGCCTGTAGGATTCCAATCCAGCTGCTTCTGGATAACAATGAGATAACTCCATGACAATTCGCCCTGTTGCTGCTTCCTCAACAGTACAGCGGTATTTTTTACCCGCTTGCTGTTCGTATGGGGGGAAGTTGGTCACATTATGATAGGTTGAGCGCATGGTCCAGATAGAGTATCGATCTTGGCTGAAGGTCTGCTTGGTGTACTGCTCTACACCGATGTCAATGAGAATGGGAATTCCATTCTTGTAGAGGGTTACACTGCCAGTGTCATTATGGTTGTGGCTGTCATCATTTCCTCCAGCTTTGACTGCCAAGGCAAGATGCTCATCCCGGCTGATCCAGATACCCACACTTGGGTAGTAGTGGTCCTCTTCCTTCAGCAAGGGCAATGGCTCTTCCTCTGTAATTCCCAGTAGTTCAAGCAAGCGGTAGGTGAGGTTGATCTCCTGGGGAAGATCTCTCTCCTGTTCCTCCCGCAAACCTGCCGAATGTTTTGCAAAGGAGGCTAGAATTGGATCCTGTACTGCCTGGGCAAAGAGATATTCCCTCACTGAGCAGGGACCAGCAAGGGCAGAGCAATCGGAGAAATTGAAATAGTATGGTCCTTGTGCATGGATATGACGGATGAAGGAAGCCATGTTCTGTATTTTGGGTTCTCTTGGCAATCCATCAAACTGGAAATTGGTAACACTGTTCAGTATGTCTATACAGAGGTATAAGCAAAGGGCTGCATGTCGGTAGTATTGGGCTCCCTCGCTGCAACATCCATCCTCCCCGTAGTCCTTCAGGAAACAGTCCAGGCTGCTGAGAGCCTTTTCTGCTATGTGTAGCTGGTCTTCCTTGTCCACAGGGATCAGAAATGCAGTAAGCAGCACATTTTGTGTACACCACGCAGTCCAGTTGTTCATTGGTTCATCCCCATCGCCCATCCACCAGAAGTGGGTGGTAAGATAGGGGGTGAGTATTCTTCTTTCAAGTTCCGTCTCAATACGCTCTCTGATGATGGGGGTTATTGCATCAAGGTCTGGTTTCAGCAAGGAGTAGACCTGTGCAAGCGTTGAGGCGGTCTCAGCACTGAAGAGGTCGATGATAGGATGGTCTTTCATGGGCAATGGGAGTTGCTCTGTATCGCGTATATAGCTGTTGTGTGCAGGAAGACACCAACTGGTCTCCTCGACGATTGCCCAAACAAGGTCGATGATCTTGTCCAAGATCACTTCCTTCGGCTTCAGGCAGTAGGCCAATGTCAGTGTTCCAAGCATCCGTCTCCTGGTGAAATAACACTCTTCATAAGCTGTACGATTGCCTGTCCTGCTGAATGATAGATACAGAGACGCTGGCAGCGCAGGAATTGCCTGAGCAACCACTTTTTCTGCACGCTCGATGATAAGAGAGGATACAGGGGATGTGAGGGTATCCCAGAATTTCCTGTCCGTTGCAGGAGGAGCTGTTCGATATACTCCCTTCATGTGCGACAGAAGCGGTATGTATGCTCTTGTCATACGTGTTCTCCCTTACGTGAAAGGTGTTGCAGGTACTGCCTTGGGCTGAGTCCCTCCACCTTTTTGAACACCTTGCTGAAGTAGAAGGAGCTTTCGAACCCAAGTTTTTCTGCAATCTCATACACCTTGTACTCACCTTGAGCCATCATCTGTTTTGCCGCATGCACTTTCTCCTTGGTGATGTACTCTACGAAACTGCACTCGCTATAGCGGGAGAAGAGACTGCTGAGGTAGTTCTGGCTGAACCCGAAGAGTAGGGCAACCTCTGTGAGGTTGAGCTTCCTGGTGATGTTTTCCTGGATGTATTGCTGGATATTTGCAACTACCTTTGCGCGATAGTCCTGCTTTCTGGACTGCAGATACTTGCCCAATCCCTCGGCGAGATGGCGAAGGTATGAACAACACTGGTTGGTGGTAGTGCAACTATATAGTTGCCGGTAACCTCCATGTTCCTCCTGGAAGATCTGTTCAACAAGTTTCTGTCCATCCGGGATCAGACTGATAGCCATATAGAGGATATTGCTTGCATTCTCAACAGCCTGCAATGGTGTGATGCCCTGTCTCTCCATCTCTTGTGCTACATCCTCCATGATCTGAGCCAGTTCTTCTGCATCAAGCTCTTCAAAAGCTCTTGTAAGGCGGCTGCGATAGGGATCCAGGCTAAAGCGTTGCACCTGTTTCTGCTCAGCGAAGGTGATGGCCACCTTTTCCTGAGAACTGGTGAGCAACTGACGCGCTGAGTTGAACGAGTCACTGAGGTGGTATGGGTCATTCACCGGAAGTCCTACACAACAGAGAAGATGCACGGAAAAATAGTTGTATATGACGTGCAATGCCTTCTCCAGAACC containing:
- a CDS encoding transcriptional regulator, giving the protein MASTLEYVEFICNQIDEEWHPSYRKMFGDYFIYIRNKPIILVCDDVAYVKKLPCIASLMEEAESDIPFQGANEWYILDIEDRALVDEVVSALEKVSTVPLKRKRKKTP
- a CDS encoding heparinase II/III family protein; translated protein: MTRAYIPLLSHMKGVYRTAPPATDRKFWDTLTSPVSSLIIERAEKVVAQAIPALPASLYLSFSRTGNRTAYEECYFTRRRMLGTLTLAYCLKPKEVILDKIIDLVWAIVEETSWCLPAHNSYIRDTEQLPLPMKDHPIIDLFSAETASTLAQVYSLLKPDLDAITPIIRERIETELERRILTPYLTTHFWWMGDGDEPMNNWTAWCTQNVLLTAFLIPVDKEDQLHIAEKALSSLDCFLKDYGEDGCCSEGAQYYRHAALCLYLCIDILNSVTNFQFDGLPREPKIQNMASFIRHIHAQGPYYFNFSDCSALAGPCSVREYLFAQAVQDPILASFAKHSAGLREEQERDLPQEINLTYRLLELLGITEEEPLPLLKEEDHYYPSVGIWISRDEHLALAVKAGGNDDSHNHNDTGSVTLYKNGIPILIDIGVEQYTKQTFSQDRYSIWTMRSTYHNVTNFPPYEQQAGKKYRCTVEEAATGRIVMELSHCYPEAAGLESYRRTVTHGKNGGITILEQVKGSTASVLTLMCAMQPAIEGKIIHFGDTATMQCNAEGLEITCESITVEDKRLRAVWPKVIYRLLLGYTNELSLHIE
- a CDS encoding AraC family transcriptional regulator gives rise to the protein MATKLIIADDEPLVLVGLQSMLNWHELGIEIVAVARNGLQLQQAIEREHPQLVITDIKMPIKSGLEVLKESGAVYGRVPLFILLTSYEEFSYVKEALTYQAVDYLVKLELTEQSLAASVQKALDLLHQIKEQGHPPYPIYERGVMGAFRDKFFVRLFNGLIDSRQAFDSQKQELALCFEEKYYVVCYVTIETKEEEERDVSLYYSSTGMLKETLSRYLTCHITSLDLHHLSITFCLNEEQGAHYRTIIHQVLEKALHVIYNYFSVHLLCCVGLPVNDPYHLSDSFNSARQLLTSSQEKVAITFAEQKQVQRFSLDPYRSRLTRAFEELDAEELAQIMEDVAQEMERQGITPLQAVENASNILYMAISLIPDGQKLVEQIFQEEHGGYRQLYSCTTTNQCCSYLRHLAEGLGKYLQSRKQDYRAKVVANIQQYIQENITRKLNLTEVALLFGFSQNYLSSLFSRYSECSFVEYITKEKVHAAKQMMAQGEYKVYEIAEKLGFESSFYFSKVFKKVEGLSPRQYLQHLSRKGEHV